The DNA window GTAAGGTGGCTGTTATTGGAGCGGGTCCCGCAGGCCTCTCTGCTGCCTACTATTTACGCAGGAACGGGGTAGATGTAACCATTTTCGAGGCAAAGGATAAGCCGGGTGGAATGTTGAGGTACGGAATCCCCCGTTATCGTTTACCGGAAAAGACCCTTGCCAAAGAAATTAAATTTATCATAGAACAGGGCGTAGAAATCAAGTACAATACCCACGTGGGTAAGGATGTTAAGTTTGAGGAACTATTCCATAATTATGATGCCGTTTTTCTCGGAGCTGGTTACCAGGTTGGGCAGAAGATGGGGATCAAGGGAGAGGACTTAGATGGAGTGATGGATGCTGTTACATTCCTGAGAAAGGTTAGTGAAGGTGAAAGAGTTTCTGTTGGTGAGAAGGTGCTTGTGATCGGTGGTGGAGATACAGCGATGGATTCATCGAGGACGGCGTTGAGACTCGGTGCTAAAGAAGTGATTATTTCTTATAGGAGAAGAGTTGAGGATATGCCCGCCTCCCATGAGGAGAGAGAGGAGGCCCTTGCAGAAGGTGTTAAATTCATGCCCCAAACGCTGCCAATAGAAATCGAAAGGAGAGGGAACAAACTGGTGGTAAAATACTGCGATTGTGAAATGGTCTATGAAGAGGGTGCAAAGCGGCCAAAACCCATTCCTATTTACGAAAAGACCTATGAAATGGAAGTGGATACCGTGATAATGGCCATTGGCCAGGGGCCCGATCTGAGTTTCTTGCCTGAAGATGTAAAAAGTAAACTCAGGTTCAACAGGGCTGGTAACAAGATACTGGTGAACGAGAATATGATGACCGATGTTCCCGGGTTATTCGCAGGAGGTGACCTTGTTACTAAGAGGGCGGATGCTATAAGTGCTATAGCAACAGGGAGGAAGGCAGCACTCGGGATTTTAAAATATCTTGAGGCAAAGAAGTAAACAAAGAGGGGGCGGGGCGTACGCCCCGCCC is part of the candidate division WOR-3 bacterium genome and encodes:
- a CDS encoding FAD-dependent oxidoreductase, which encodes MNMNFKFLDALKFLVRKPHTVRVPFEKKEPARRYRGIHSNDWELCVGCGNCAKICTCQAIEMVEVPGLPERPGDSGLRPKIDYGRCSYCGQCVDVCPTGSLKLTNFYNIVTPNKEEFVIIPTKELDTGPGTGWEMGESHFLDFERVEMPERSANERIKDFDWILKGFTPEEAHLESVRCLGCALCVQGCPTGMYIPEYIREIRSGNYRKALEWMNINNPLAEVCGIICTHRCENACVYSKKGDPIQIRYLKGFATMQIDDYGAVLGYAKEKGRGKVAVIGAGPAGLSAAYYLRRNGVDVTIFEAKDKPGGMLRYGIPRYRLPEKTLAKEIKFIIEQGVEIKYNTHVGKDVKFEELFHNYDAVFLGAGYQVGQKMGIKGEDLDGVMDAVTFLRKVSEGERVSVGEKVLVIGGGDTAMDSSRTALRLGAKEVIISYRRRVEDMPASHEEREEALAEGVKFMPQTLPIEIERRGNKLVVKYCDCEMVYEEGAKRPKPIPIYEKTYEMEVDTVIMAIGQGPDLSFLPEDVKSKLRFNRAGNKILVNENMMTDVPGLFAGGDLVTKRADAISAIATGRKAALGILKYLEAKK